The window tgtagggggcagcacacaggcgatttttgatcatattttcaagaatcaaaccattttattttaatttatcaaaaatttggcaatgaccaacagacagaacttttttagccccatttatagacgtcaacagccaaaaaagttgatttatggtttggttacccttcaaACTCAGAGTTTAAGATTTCATGCAGAATTTCTCCTCATTTTTAGGAGCAATTTAAATCATCAAAATctggaaatgtaatttttttaaccaatttacaagaaattcaaaagcaaaaaatgtattcaaagttttaagatgtttttagaaACGTTGCTTAATAGGTTTCTGGCTTTGTAAAAGTTAAGgctcaaagtttaaaaatgcgTCAGTTTTAAACTTATTTACAAAGAGCAAACAGAGAAGGATTGTTTCATAAGATAAGATGTACACTGAAATGAATACCAGAAGAAAATTCAtctaaagtaaacaaataaacaaagctcacaaatcaagactaccaaggtcaaaccccaaactaaaacaacaaaacccagtagtatgagactgctgaggacaaagaaaagaacaaaccaaagcTGAACCTCAGACCCAGCTGCTCCTGCTCTGCTTCCTCCtttgtcttaaataaataatcgttttatttttatctcaggTCTTTTTCTTTGTACGTCCATGGAATGAAATCAGCTTTTGAGTTTTGGTTTGAGTGTCCTCGCTTGGTTCTGACGCCAGTTCTGCCCTAAAAACCGGACTCATCAAATATTGAAACACAATGAATCTGTTAGGAAACAGTCAGTGAGACCCGTGTTGTTTGCCAGGAGTGTCCTCTCTGTCCTCGTTCTTATCTCTCTGTTGACCTTGTGCCAGCATGGAGGGAGGGGAGCTGTTCAGCCGCATTCAGGCCCGAGGGGATCAGGCCTTCACGGAGAGAGGTGGGCCTCAcgcaaaacacacacacttctcctcgtttttcttcatttttactgttttcttcatGCCTGTCCATCAGAAGTGTCAGAGATCATGCACGACATCGGCTCAGCCATCGAGTACCTGCACCGCATGGACATCGCTCACAGAGACGTGAAGGTGAAACGTGACAGCGTAGGACTTggaatatttgtctttttacttattttgatgTATCACACAGCCTGAGAACCTCCTCTACACCACCAGAGAGAGCAATGCCGCTCTGAAGCTGACGGACTTCGGCTTCGCTAAGGAGACCTCGCTGCACAAGTCGCTGCAGACGCCGTGCTACACGCCGTATTACGTTGGTGAGAGCTTCTGCTGCAGGGCTGGCACCGCTAGTCGACTAATCTAAGATTAAGATGGTCGACGACTAATTCAGTAGTCAAttagttgttattttatattttattgagtCAGGGTGTCGTAAAactgaacaaagttgtgagcaatcagcaccaaaaaatgcacatttgttatatttgagtcggtgagaccaaaactttatctttagtgagaAAAAGTTCCTCGTTTCAGATGCCGACATCATTTAATTGGATGAATGCTTAGTAAGAGAGAtcagcaacaagcctttaaatatattcatgttttcatctattatagtaattttcaacaacattggagtttagctaataatttagcaacaggctaacatttttgtttctaatttagcttactggggaattttaggctaatctagagtttagcttctattttagcaacaggctaacgtttttgactaatttagctcatagaggaattttagactgttttggagttaagctaatattttagcaacatgctaacgtttttggctaatttgttatctactgaggtttttatatgctaatttagagtttagcttctattttagaaacatgctaacatttttgaataatttagcttactgagaagtttcaggcttttttggagtttagctaatattttagcaacatgctaacgtttttgactaatttggtttactgaggaattttaggttattttgtagtttaactagtattttagcaacaggctaacattttttctaatttagcttactgaggaattgtaggctaatttagagtttagcttctattttagcaacaaacgtatttgactaatttagttttcttgaggaattttaggctattttggagtttatctggTATTTAAGCAATtaactagctttttttttggctaacttggtgTCTACTAAGGTTTtagagctaatttggagtttagctcatatttaaggcacacactaaatatttttgcaaaatcgGTATGTTTTAAGCAATTGTACTACAACATTTTCAGAactttaggtcaacttcagcgctcttttatagtttttaacaaaattttcagtctttgagcaaatttaatattttggaaatagcttttgcattttcagtaaatccctgcagcaattaaagtaaattgcatcatattcagcaaaaagcttcagcaactactttcagcaaaaagcattcacactagcattatcgcagttaatgcaacttttctagtttaatccatagactgtaaaaattaatggacaaagcaagcacCGAGGTCCCCCNNNNNNNNNNNNNNNNNNNNNNNNNNNNNNNNNNNNNNNNNNNNNNNNNNNNNNNNNNNNNNNNNNNNNNNNNNNNNNNAACTATTCTGCTGCCTCAGATTTGTTCTTCCTGAGGGTTCATGAGGCTTCATGTAACtttgttctgcttctctgtgTCTGTGTGGACGTTGTTGTGACATTCAGCCCCAGAAGTTCTTGGACCAGAGAAATACGACAAGTCATGTGACATGTGGTCTCTGGGGGTGATCACATACATCCTGTAAGTTCCATCGATTATTTGAAAACGCAGACTAAAAGAGACGTTTTTTATTCAGGGActcttcttcctctccttcCACCAGACTGTGTGGGTTTCCTCCATTCTACTCTAACACAGGCCAGGCCATCTCCCCAGGCATGAAGCAGAGGATCAGGCTGGGCCAGTACGAGTTTCCCAATCCTGAGTGGGCCGAAGTTTCAGAGGAAGGTCAGACGATTTTACTTACTCCGTCTTATCTCTGTATTTCCTGCACTATGAGGCACACCTAAAAGCATTAATTTAAATCTGGAATTAAAATCTGGAACACCTTTAATGAATGAACTCTGgttgtttactgatgttgaagagGTACACGGCGCTCTATCAAAATGTCTGTTGGGTAAGAtcgtgaatatgctaacgtgtagcggtgtcagactgtcAGGGGTCCATTCCACAGCCGTGAGGCTGACATGTTGGACCCCGACCGGCCCAGAAGGGGGAGAACCGCGGCAACAAGCACCGACCAAGCCCCACGGCCCTGACATTCACTGAGAAACTGGGGCTAAGAAAGAGGTTAAATCAGGTTAAATGACATAAGTAAGTAAAATGTATGTAGTACATAAAGTTAGAGTACACCCCTCACATCTCAGCAAACATTTAGTTATATCTTTTCATAGGACAACACTACATAAATGACTCTTTGACACAATAAACAGTAGTCAGTCTAAAGTTAGTATAGCAGTGTAAATTTAATgtcccctcaaaataaataaaaatacagccaataatagctgaacccctggcaacaaaagtgagtacacccttaagtgaaaatgtgaaatgtcaatattttgttttcattttttcattttgctacatgttttggcttttttaggctattttaaagtgtagctattttttcagctacgtgctagctgttttggctaacctaagtgttttttttttaggctaatttgacatttagttaatatttcagctggctaacaatttcagcatcttcaactatcagcaccaACAATccttagtggccaaattcagcttccagcattcacactaacattatcacaggtagtgctgtatatctagttcattattttgttaaaaagttacagttttaaagttttaaaaattcagttttagagtgttcaataaatgttcataaggtgtgttctggattttggccccttgagtgagtttgacactcctgctgtattACTAAAGTCTGACGGACTGGTTGACTCATCTCCGACTCTCTTGTCTCGCTAAATGAGCCTTATAACCCATTGGGCCTtacagtgcagaaaatacaaaaaagaatattttctcCAGAGAGTCAGtttaaatacaagttttatATCTCAGGTGAATTTTCTGTGCAGCCAAGCAGCTCATCATCCAGCTGCTGAAGACTGACCCCAGTGAGAGGATGACTATTGGACAGTTCATGAACCACCCCTGGATCAGCGTATGTTCACGCTCTCAAAGCCTTCCACCTGCATGTCCATGGCTGAAGCTGACGTCCATGTTTTTCCTCCTCAACAGCAGTCCATGGCGGTTCCATCAACCCCTCTCCACACCTCTCGGGTTCTGACTGAGGACAGAGAATTGTGGGACAACGTCAAGGTAGGAATCCTCTAAATGTGACGATGAGGCGGCGCCAGTTCAGAGGTACCGACTCGATTGTTCTTCCCAGGATGAAATGACCAGCGCTTTGGCCACCATGCGCGTGGACTACGACCAGGTGAAGATCAAAGACCTGGACACGTCCAACAATCCTCTGCTGAACAAGAGACGCAAGCGGCCGGCGCCTCCAGGAGCGGCTCAGGCAGAAGCAGCCGAGCCCGGATGTGACAATCACAACCGAGTTTCATTTGATGAAAACGACGGAGAAAATATCACTGAACAAAAGTAGAGTAAAGCAGCTGCGAGGACTGTTATAATATCATATATCGTACAATGTAAACTCTGCACTTAATAGTTGAGAAcgccttttattttattagttgaccaattaaaatacattttcccaACTTTGTCACATCTTTTCGTACATAAAATGTCCTGTCATCTGGTTCACTTAAGTCCAAGGGATATTACTGATCTATTTGTGATGGTAGGAATATCTAAATAAGTATCaagtatattttttcatttaatgtgaAGAACAGGAATCCTCTGGAATTCTTAGAATTTGGATTTGAGGATTTGAATCATCAATGATCAAAGTGCAAACTTGTTCCAACATCCATTTCCTGTtacaaatcatgtttttaaattccCCTAAATGTTCCtgttattttggcttttttccagTATTGTTCTGTTTTATGGAACAATACTGGATCAAATGAAGAATTGAGTGTCAGAGAAAGGCTGCATGTCCTAAAAAGATGGTTTTAAATTAGTCTAAGCTGcaaattaaactagaaaagttgcattacctgtgataaatctagtgtgaagctttttgctgaaagtcgtcgctgaaaatgctgaagcttttggcTTAAAATGGCGACGCACTTTACTTTAATTGATGAAgggatttaattaaaatgcaaaatctatttcaaaatattaaatttgctaaatgatggaaattttgttaaagaactatgaaagagcgctgaagttgacctaaatttctgaaaaatttgtagtaaaattgcttataAATCCAGAGTACATGCCaattttgttgctaaaatattagctcaactccaaattagccccaaaatcttagtagataataaattaacacaaaaaaacaaactcgaTGCTCttgtactagctaaactcaaaaatagtcaaaaattcctcagtaaactaaattagtataAAATGTTATCCagttactaaaataaaagctaatctATAAATTAGCATACAaatcaattagccaaaaacattagcatgttgctaaaatattagctaaacaaacaaaaaaatactataaaagatgaaaacagcccatgaatacATTCAAAGGCTGTTGCTGATctacttaaatgttttaaatgtgaagaattAGAAGATcctgtcgttggatctggtcgtcagaaaagtccttagcaacagttgctagcgtcgttagctgcTGTCGTTTcgcaggacatgcagaagataatGTTTAGTAGAACATCGACATGAACACATgctaaataaacttgttcagtagacatagacaatggactcAAAAACACATTGTTGGCACAagtggaaccccatacggcctcagccagactccgccttcagtgaCCTCAAGGTAAACTGCGTTTGTGATTCCTGTTGCAGGAGCAACTTTTCCTACACGTTTGTTTGAGAGTCATTTCCAAGCAGCAGTTCTTCAGCTTTCATTGACGTTTCACTGGAAAGGCTGCATGTCCAGCATTGGAGGTCCCACCAAATTCTTCCCATGGTGACATCATCTGCAGAAGAccaagcagctgcagctgctgcgtcTGCAGAGGATGCTCTTGTTACATTTAAAGGGCTATTACAGCACACGCACAAGGAAAGAACTCACTAAATAGAGTCATGTTGAAAGAACGCCACGGTTGTCTTCAAATGGAAGAACTTGAAAGCTTGATCTGAATCAGGGTTCTTAGGAAACTGAGTGGATAGATGGATACGGTAAATACAGTAAGAGGAAGAGTTCAAGAATAGATTTGTAAATAAGAGTTCCCATGAGGCAGACCGTCCCACCCCAGCTCTGAATGAGCCCGAGGTATTGATCCTCACAGCTCTTTACACACGAGTGGAGAAGCAATAAGGTTCATGGTTTTACTTTAATCCAACCGTACATTACGTCAGCAATAATAAtcattttgttggtttttccaaaatgtaacATAATGTTTTGTATAAATGTTTTGactcaaacacaaaactttagACAGCTGAGTTTAGGACTGACATGCAGGAAACTTGAAtttaatttctaatgagcttaATTTATCGTACTTAGAGCCGACCCGTCACTCTCTAACTTTCCCTGGGTGCCTCTGTGCTAATACAGGGTTGAGTCAGGAAGAGCATCCGGCTCCTGACAGGATGAACCGAGACCGGAAAA is drawn from Oryzias melastigma strain HK-1 linkage group LG5, ASM292280v2, whole genome shotgun sequence and contains these coding sequences:
- the LOC112145684 gene encoding MAP kinase-activated protein kinase 2, with amino-acid sequence MLGEQDGEPAEQSAARRGSALSLGDGVDSGLGDLQQPAYSKLEFRRHAVTEDYKITSQVLGLGINGKVLECYCKKTGAKCALKILYDTPKARREVDLHWRVSGGPHIVQILSLYENMHQGKKCLLIVMECMEGGELFSRIQARGDQAFTEREVSEIMHDIGSAIEYLHRMDIAHRDVKPENLLYTTRESNAALKLTDFGFAKETSLHKSLQTPCYTPYYVAPEVLGPEKYDKSCDMWSLGVITYILLCGFPPFYSNTGQAISPGMKQRIRLGQYEFPNPEWAEVSEEAKQLIIQLLKTDPSERMTIGQFMNHPWISQSMAVPSTPLHTSRVLTEDRELWDNVKDEMTSALATMRVDYDQVKIKDLDTSNNPLLNKRRKRPAPPGAAQAEAAEPGCDNHNRVSFDENDGENITEQK